From a single Hypanus sabinus isolate sHypSab1 chromosome 7, sHypSab1.hap1, whole genome shotgun sequence genomic region:
- the LOC132396828 gene encoding large ribosomal subunit protein uL23, whose product MAPKVKKEAVPAKTEAKSKALKAKKAVLKGVHSHRRKKIRTTPTFRRPKTLRLRRQPKYPRRNKLDHYAIIKFPLTTESAMKKIEDNNTLVFIVDIKANKHQIKQAVKKLYDIDVAKVNTLIRPDGEKKAYVRLAPDYDALDVANKIGII is encoded by the coding sequence ATGGCTCCGAAGGtgaagaaggaagctgtcccTGCCAAGACTGAAGCTAAATCTAAAGCCTTGAAGGCTAAGAAGGCTGTTTTGAAAGGTGTTCACAGTCACAGGCGGAAGAAAATTAGGACAACACCTACCTTCAGGAGACCAAAGACACTCAGATTGAGAAGGCAACCCAAGTATCCCAGAAGGAACAAGTTGGACCATTATGCTATTATTAAATTCCCTCTCACCACTGAGTCTGCTATGAAGAAAATAGAGGACAACAATACCTTGGTTTTCATAGTTGATATAAAGGCCAACAAGCACCAAATCAAACAGGCTGTTAAGAAACTGTATGATATTGATGTAGCCAAAGTCAACACACTTATCAGGCCTGATGGTGAAAAGAAAGCCTATGTACGCCTGGCCCCAGACTATGATGCATTGGATGTCGCTAATAAGATTGGCATCATCTGA